One window from the genome of Micromonospora aurantiaca ATCC 27029 encodes:
- a CDS encoding APC family permease — translation MTTSNDLARYGYRQELSRQLRFRDLLAYGLVYMVPIAPMAIFGSVYTGSGGMVALAYAIGVVALVFTAFSYAQMVKAFPMSGSVYNYAGRGISPPVGFLAGWVILLDYVLVPGLLYLVASVAMHSTVPAVPVWLWLLGFVAVNTVVNSVGIRMTAVVTRVMLVGELIVLALFLVVAGWALATGTGRFSWDAFYNADTFTWSLVAGAVSIAVLSFLGFDGISMLAEETRDGARQIGRAMAAVLVLAGVLFIAQTWLAAMLVPNPGGLLAEGDVHGTAFYDAAAVAGGSWLATVCAVATAIAWGLPNSMVAQVATSRLLYAMARDRQLPAFLAKVSVRRSVPINATLLTGVVSLALGLYMATRSDGITLLSSLINFGAMVAFLVLHVSVVVHHLIRRRSGNWFAHLLMPAAGFVILAYVVVNANIAAQRLGLAWLGLGVLVLAGLYLTGRRPVLSGLASTQAAGRDMERV, via the coding sequence ATGACAACCTCGAACGACCTGGCCCGCTACGGCTATCGGCAGGAGCTCAGCCGCCAGCTGCGGTTTCGGGACCTGTTGGCGTACGGCCTGGTGTACATGGTCCCGATCGCGCCGATGGCGATCTTCGGCAGCGTCTACACGGGCTCTGGCGGCATGGTGGCCCTCGCCTACGCCATCGGCGTGGTGGCGCTGGTGTTCACCGCGTTCTCGTACGCGCAGATGGTGAAGGCGTTCCCGATGTCAGGCAGCGTCTACAACTACGCCGGTCGGGGCATCAGCCCGCCGGTCGGGTTCCTCGCCGGCTGGGTGATCCTCCTCGACTACGTGCTCGTTCCCGGCCTGCTGTACCTGGTGGCGTCGGTGGCGATGCACTCCACGGTGCCGGCGGTGCCGGTGTGGCTGTGGCTGCTCGGGTTCGTCGCGGTCAACACCGTTGTCAACTCGGTCGGCATCCGCATGACGGCGGTGGTCACTCGGGTGATGCTCGTCGGTGAGCTGATCGTCCTGGCATTGTTCCTGGTCGTCGCCGGTTGGGCACTCGCGACGGGCACGGGCCGGTTCAGCTGGGATGCGTTCTACAACGCCGACACCTTCACCTGGTCCCTCGTGGCGGGGGCGGTGTCAATCGCGGTGCTGTCGTTCCTGGGCTTCGACGGCATCTCCATGTTGGCGGAGGAGACCCGTGACGGCGCCCGGCAGATCGGCCGGGCGATGGCGGCCGTGCTCGTCCTGGCGGGGGTGCTGTTCATCGCGCAGACATGGCTGGCGGCGATGCTCGTGCCCAACCCCGGCGGGCTGCTGGCCGAGGGCGACGTGCACGGCACCGCCTTCTACGACGCCGCCGCGGTGGCCGGCGGGAGCTGGCTGGCGACGGTGTGCGCGGTGGCGACCGCGATCGCATGGGGGCTGCCGAACTCGATGGTCGCGCAGGTCGCCACGTCCCGGCTGCTGTACGCCATGGCCCGCGACCGGCAGCTCCCCGCGTTCCTGGCGAAGGTGTCGGTGCGCCGCAGCGTGCCGATCAACGCCACTCTGCTCACGGGTGTCGTGTCCCTGGCCCTGGGCTTGTACATGGCCACCCGCTCCGACGGGATCACGCTGTTGTCGTCGCTGATCAACTTCGGGGCGATGGTGGCGTTCCTGGTCCTGCACGTCTCCGTGGTCGTGCACCACCTGATCCGCCGTCGCAGCGGCAACTGGTTCGCGCACCTGCTCATGCCCGCCGCCGGGTTCGTGATCCTCGCCTACGTGGTGGTGAACGCCAACATCGCCGCCCAGCGCCTCGGCCTGGCCTGGCTGGGCCTCGGCGTGCTGGTCCTGGCCGGCCTGTACCTGACCGGCCGCCGGCCGGTGTTGTCCGGCCTGGCCTCCACCCAGGCCGCTGGGCGTGACATGGAGCGGGTGTGA
- a CDS encoding GNAT family N-acetyltransferase, with the protein MDPSVRIRAARWTDRQAVAALIADALHPSPLGAWLVPDAAQRRRVMTDVVAVWVEHAMFFGDVHLTDDLAAAIVGFHRYRPIPPPANYPTRLVEAAGAHAERFNTLDGLIAQQQPTEPHYHLALLAVSPTRQKAGCGSALLSHHRARLDRIGLPSWTAVPAEPEHLLARYGYTLRPPLTLPNGPSLRPMRRNPYRASNPMPINSPRPVGNRWQDNTAHTGTTLRP; encoded by the coding sequence GTGGACCCCAGCGTTCGTATCCGTGCCGCCCGCTGGACAGACAGGCAGGCCGTCGCTGCGTTGATCGCCGACGCCCTGCACCCCAGCCCGCTCGGTGCCTGGCTGGTACCGGACGCGGCGCAGCGCCGCCGGGTGATGACCGACGTCGTCGCGGTGTGGGTGGAGCACGCGATGTTCTTCGGCGACGTACACCTCACCGACGACCTCGCCGCCGCCATCGTCGGCTTTCACCGCTACCGACCGATCCCGCCACCGGCCAACTACCCGACCCGCCTCGTGGAGGCCGCCGGAGCACACGCTGAGCGCTTCAACACCCTTGATGGCCTGATCGCACAGCAGCAGCCCACCGAACCGCACTACCACCTGGCGCTCCTCGCCGTATCCCCAACGCGGCAGAAGGCCGGCTGCGGCAGCGCCCTGCTCAGCCATCACCGCGCCCGCCTCGACCGCATCGGCCTGCCCTCCTGGACCGCCGTTCCCGCAGAACCCGAGCACCTGCTCGCCCGCTATGGGTACACGCTCCGCCCGCCCCTCACCCTGCCGAACGGGCCGAGCCTGCGACCCATGCGCCGTAACCCCTACCGCGCCAGTAATCCAATGCCGATCAACTCCCCGCGTCCGGTCGGCAACCGCTGGCAAGACAACACCGCCCATACCGGCACCACCCTCCGGCCCTGA
- a CDS encoding helix-turn-helix domain-containing protein produces the protein MARTTGTKAQRDHVRQTLAGFGVTPAAIAAELQRRFGLRPRDAFRQAHGWTQDAVAERLNAKGNGSATFTGARISDYERWPFGGRRPTLAALNALAQVFGTEPSSLVDLDDLTAMPEADRAAVSGRSAAPMPAPSVTSSAPPGAMAEPLRWDLGALQDETELVIAVSERTASFGAWAQASNVGPFTLDDVAASTRRIAVDYLTEPPVVVYARAGLLADRVFRLLQTGRQNPDQSRELYTWAGYLCTLLAWMAGDLGHPAAAESQARTAWMCAETVRDSTLRAWVLSTVSKTHLWERRFEDAANAAVRGYGHAAEGSAAVMLACQEADAWAEIGAVEPARAALQRAEEARQQASSDPVGGLLACGTVRQHNYAGSVLLRIGEAANAIEHAEHALTEAAADPSVAYGTLAQIRIWAAAAHLKAGSLDGAVSVLSPVLALPPEQRLDPLVHRLRGVGRNIAGNPSLRASIEARNVQAAITEFCATGAARQLP, from the coding sequence ATGGCGAGGACGACGGGCACCAAGGCGCAGCGTGATCACGTACGCCAGACACTGGCCGGTTTCGGAGTGACCCCGGCCGCCATCGCCGCCGAGCTGCAGCGCCGCTTCGGGCTACGCCCCCGGGATGCCTTCCGCCAGGCCCATGGTTGGACTCAGGACGCGGTAGCCGAGAGACTGAACGCTAAAGGAAACGGTTCGGCGACGTTCACCGGGGCGCGGATCAGCGACTACGAGCGGTGGCCCTTCGGCGGTCGTCGGCCCACCTTGGCCGCCTTGAACGCACTGGCGCAGGTCTTCGGCACCGAACCGAGCAGTCTGGTCGACCTCGACGACCTGACCGCTATGCCGGAAGCAGACCGAGCGGCGGTGAGCGGCAGGAGCGCCGCCCCGATGCCTGCGCCATCGGTCACATCCTCAGCACCGCCTGGCGCGATGGCTGAGCCTCTGCGGTGGGACCTGGGCGCTCTGCAGGACGAGACGGAACTGGTGATAGCGGTGTCAGAACGCACGGCGAGCTTCGGCGCATGGGCGCAAGCCTCCAACGTCGGGCCCTTCACCCTCGACGATGTCGCCGCCTCCACCCGCAGGATCGCCGTCGACTACCTGACCGAGCCGCCTGTCGTCGTCTACGCGCGGGCCGGGCTCCTGGCGGATCGCGTATTCCGCCTTCTGCAGACCGGGCGCCAGAATCCTGATCAGTCTCGGGAGCTCTACACATGGGCGGGCTACCTCTGCACACTGCTCGCTTGGATGGCCGGCGATCTCGGGCATCCGGCCGCAGCCGAGTCCCAGGCACGCACCGCCTGGATGTGCGCCGAGACCGTCCGCGACAGCACCCTCCGCGCCTGGGTCCTCTCCACGGTCAGCAAGACCCACCTGTGGGAGCGGCGGTTCGAAGACGCGGCCAACGCCGCCGTGCGCGGCTACGGCCATGCCGCCGAAGGCAGCGCGGCCGTCATGCTGGCGTGCCAAGAAGCGGACGCGTGGGCGGAGATCGGCGCCGTCGAGCCGGCACGGGCAGCATTGCAACGAGCCGAGGAAGCCCGCCAACAGGCAAGCAGCGACCCCGTGGGTGGCCTCCTCGCCTGCGGCACGGTACGCCAACACAACTACGCTGGATCAGTGCTGCTCCGCATCGGCGAGGCCGCCAACGCCATCGAACATGCCGAGCACGCCCTGACGGAAGCCGCCGCGGACCCCTCGGTCGCGTACGGCACGCTCGCCCAGATCCGCATCTGGGCCGCCGCAGCACATCTCAAAGCCGGCAGCCTCGACGGCGCGGTCTCGGTCCTGTCACCAGTGCTCGCTCTGCCACCCGAACAGCGGCTCGACCCGCTGGTGCACCGCCTGCGTGGCGTCGGGCGCAACATCGCCGGCAACCCGTCACTGCGCGCGAGCATCGAGGCCCGCAATGTCCAAGCAGCCATCACCGAGTTCTGCGCCACCGGCGCCGCCCGACAACTTCCCTGA
- a CDS encoding DUF4254 domain-containing protein produces MPLRSVGHLPLAPDPQRCPPLPSSDLITSTFGGRPQVLPEAWAVPLHAASRLASHHREQWAAETISRDPSADDHVVAAAKRSIDRLNATRVALIGEIDSWVEHVIRPAGGAPLHTETIGSVIDRLAIAWIRWRRFSETAQLDPSDVDPSLALQQFTELTEAFDTLVLDIHEGRRRIPHWRTLKSYREPR; encoded by the coding sequence ATGCCCCTCCGTTCCGTCGGTCACCTACCACTCGCCCCCGACCCGCAGCGTTGTCCACCGCTGCCCAGCTCAGACCTGATCACCAGTACGTTCGGCGGCCGTCCGCAGGTTCTGCCAGAGGCTTGGGCAGTGCCCCTTCACGCGGCGTCCCGGCTCGCCTCGCACCACCGCGAACAATGGGCGGCGGAGACAATCTCCCGCGACCCATCCGCTGACGACCACGTGGTGGCTGCTGCCAAGAGATCGATCGACCGTCTCAACGCCACTCGCGTCGCTCTCATCGGGGAGATCGACTCTTGGGTTGAGCACGTGATCCGGCCTGCGGGCGGGGCACCGTTGCACACCGAGACGATCGGCTCCGTGATCGACCGCCTGGCCATCGCGTGGATTCGGTGGAGGCGATTCTCGGAGACCGCCCAGCTGGACCCGAGCGACGTCGATCCTTCGCTGGCGCTTCAGCAGTTCACCGAACTCACCGAAGCCTTCGACACCCTTGTGCTCGACATCCATGAAGGTCGCCGCCGCATTCCTCACTGGCGCACGCTCAAGAGCTATCGGGAGCCGCGATGA
- a CDS encoding histidine phosphatase family protein: protein MTTLWIRHGASLDGITSPHAHARPDTPLTARGAAQIAATARALRDCGVRPAIVLTSPHPRAATSAEILAALLGVPLAAPNPLYAEWRAPDCVLGKGPENYPAEYRTWRTDRLRDSDSALAGGESLTALYERATAASAILGHVREGNTALIVSHRVFIGAVAAITAGASRPQDVFQAARRFTLAPAGIWPALAELR from the coding sequence ATGACGACCCTCTGGATCCGCCACGGAGCCAGCCTCGACGGGATCACCAGCCCCCACGCCCATGCCCGACCCGACACGCCCCTCACCGCGCGCGGCGCGGCACAGATTGCAGCCACCGCCCGCGCACTTCGTGACTGCGGTGTCCGGCCTGCAATCGTGTTGACCAGCCCGCATCCGCGCGCCGCCACAAGCGCGGAGATCCTGGCTGCGCTGCTCGGCGTGCCGCTCGCCGCTCCCAACCCGCTGTACGCCGAGTGGCGCGCCCCCGACTGCGTCCTCGGCAAAGGACCGGAAAACTACCCAGCCGAGTACCGGACCTGGCGCACGGACCGGCTCCGCGACTCGGACTCGGCCCTGGCCGGCGGCGAGAGCCTTACAGCGCTTTACGAACGGGCGACGGCCGCCTCGGCGATTCTCGGACACGTGCGTGAAGGAAACACAGCATTGATCGTCTCGCACCGAGTGTTCATCGGCGCGGTCGCAGCGATCACCGCCGGAGCGAGCCGCCCCCAGGACGTGTTCCAAGCCGCGCGCCGCTTCACGCTCGCACCGGCAGGGATCTGGCCCGCCTTAGCTGAACTCCGATAG
- a CDS encoding RHS repeat protein: protein MIRVARYRRFTMNRTFHLDIGPHRLFAKVNPNPVEAAAEAAGYQRIRHHYQVPGLHSQHRIGHWTLTLYDRHQPDLPDTGLLLDALTSTDGDSTANLDRGLEAILQHYRRTIDATICRVPASRTNSKLYRDRVQPRGRLDHYYGHDPIVLKLADADGLRPSELRETTLMVNGQPRRLDLHALVSELRDAFQPDEQVWAAMTQGDPTDFNIGLDTDNQPVWFDYDTAGLNALPGEIACFLWYQRLHGAWLVPHYNPGAYADHRRSLAEAVEPTVRLRRLSHRAVGIDYEHQPSPARQQAITRYLTTLARPLALSAATDLLTWIRPYLAMRILAVYPLQLLEPRDAALSLGLLADLYAPDAALEQILGLTTQTPAEPPS from the coding sequence ATGATCCGGGTCGCCCGCTACCGCCGCTTCACCATGAACCGCACGTTCCACCTCGACATCGGCCCGCACCGCCTCTTCGCCAAAGTGAACCCGAACCCCGTGGAGGCCGCCGCCGAAGCCGCCGGATACCAACGAATCCGCCACCATTACCAGGTACCAGGGCTGCATTCCCAACACCGCATCGGGCACTGGACCCTCACCCTCTATGACCGCCACCAACCCGATCTCCCGGACACGGGCCTCCTCCTCGACGCTCTCACATCGACCGACGGAGACAGCACGGCCAACCTCGATCGTGGGCTCGAAGCGATCCTCCAGCACTACCGCCGAACCATCGACGCGACCATCTGCCGCGTCCCCGCCTCGCGCACCAACAGCAAGCTCTACCGCGACCGGGTCCAGCCCCGCGGCAGGCTGGACCACTACTACGGTCACGACCCGATCGTGCTCAAACTGGCCGACGCCGACGGTCTCCGACCCTCCGAGCTGCGAGAGACCACCCTCATGGTCAACGGACAGCCCCGACGGCTCGACCTCCATGCCCTCGTCAGCGAGCTACGCGACGCCTTCCAGCCCGACGAGCAGGTCTGGGCCGCGATGACCCAGGGCGACCCCACCGACTTCAACATCGGCCTCGACACCGACAACCAGCCCGTCTGGTTCGACTACGACACCGCAGGCCTCAACGCCCTCCCCGGCGAGATCGCCTGCTTCCTGTGGTACCAGAGACTGCACGGCGCCTGGCTCGTCCCTCACTACAACCCCGGCGCCTACGCCGACCACAGGAGGTCACTCGCCGAAGCTGTCGAGCCCACCGTTCGGCTCAGAAGACTCTCCCACCGAGCCGTCGGCATCGACTATGAGCACCAACCATCGCCGGCCCGGCAGCAAGCCATCACCCGATATCTCACGACGCTTGCCCGGCCGCTCGCACTCTCCGCCGCCACCGACCTGCTCACCTGGATACGCCCGTACCTCGCCATGCGGATCCTCGCCGTCTACCCACTACAGCTACTGGAACCCCGCGACGCTGCTCTGTCGCTGGGCCTACTCGCCGACCTCTACGCACCCGACGCCGCCCTGGAGCAGATCCTCGGACTCACCACTCAGACGCCAGCGGAGCCGCCCTCATGA
- a CDS encoding NUDIX domain-containing protein: MREILRRSVRAILWDERDQLVLIKRTKPGQAPYWTAPGGGLEPTDASLDAALRRELREELGAEAERLSQVFLFSSPSGEGVSVQHFVSCRLARVDESARTGAEFTDPGRGGYALDRVAVDRLPEVDLKPEALKEFILANADALLSEFS; this comes from the coding sequence ATGCGTGAGATTCTGCGTCGGTCGGTACGGGCGATCCTGTGGGACGAACGTGATCAGCTCGTATTGATCAAGAGGACGAAGCCCGGCCAAGCGCCTTACTGGACTGCGCCCGGTGGCGGCCTTGAACCGACTGACGCATCCCTCGATGCAGCCCTGCGACGTGAGCTGCGCGAGGAGTTGGGCGCGGAGGCAGAGCGGCTTAGCCAGGTGTTCCTCTTCAGCTCGCCGTCAGGCGAGGGAGTGTCCGTACAGCACTTCGTCTCCTGCCGGCTCGCCCGGGTCGACGAGAGCGCTCGTACGGGTGCAGAGTTCACTGATCCGGGTCGTGGTGGCTATGCCCTGGACCGGGTGGCCGTCGACCGCCTTCCTGAGGTGGATCTGAAGCCTGAGGCTCTGAAGGAGTTCATCCTCGCGAACGCCGATGCTTTGCTATCGGAGTTCAGCTAA
- a CDS encoding GOLPH3/VPS74 family protein, producing MTTSIPHLSLRDELFLLGHHDDTGQPHLHRQALALGMAGGVLIDLFLAGRITIDSYAEHPAADWWLRLNSDQPVGDLIADTALAAIRYSRATPTVKAFLRSFADDLYERTRAGLIAAGILRHTARRRLGGLVRADAYLPTDTKWAVVARARLRYLAAGREQPDNHTAALAGLVAVLGLADHLYLDDDTATLTAHLKTIAAQHHRPVREITAAVDAAIGDLATATYR from the coding sequence ATGACCACGTCGATACCCCACCTGTCGCTGCGCGACGAGCTGTTCCTGCTCGGGCACCACGACGACACCGGCCAGCCGCACCTGCACCGCCAAGCCCTGGCCCTTGGCATGGCCGGCGGTGTGCTGATCGACCTGTTCCTCGCCGGGCGGATCACCATCGACTCCTACGCCGAGCATCCGGCTGCGGACTGGTGGCTACGCCTGAACTCCGACCAGCCGGTCGGTGACCTGATTGCCGACACTGCCCTCGCCGCGATCCGGTACTCCCGTGCGACTCCGACGGTGAAGGCATTTCTGCGTAGCTTCGCCGACGACCTGTATGAGCGCACTCGCGCCGGACTCATCGCCGCTGGGATCCTGCGCCACACCGCCCGCCGCCGCCTCGGCGGCCTGGTCCGCGCCGACGCCTACCTCCCCACCGACACCAAATGGGCTGTCGTCGCCCGCGCCCGTCTGCGCTACCTCGCCGCCGGCCGCGAACAACCGGACAACCACACCGCCGCGCTCGCCGGACTCGTCGCCGTCCTCGGCCTCGCCGACCACCTCTACCTCGACGACGACACCGCCACCCTCACGGCCCACCTGAAGACCATCGCCGCCCAGCACCACCGCCCCGTCCGGGAAATCACCGCCGCCGTCGACGCCGCGATCGGTGACCTCGCCACCGCCACCTACCGATAG
- a CDS encoding SDR family NAD(P)-dependent oxidoreductase produces the protein MSRPIAVITGAGTGIGAAIAARLSATFDLVLTHLNDDTNLAAVVEAARHHGAQTHTVTGDLTAADTQTALRTSIEQHATQLAVLISNAGAYPRIPWSRTDLNVLRDQLELNLVTHAAAIRATTPAFVSNKYGRIVAVSSVMTQIGRVDLAGYIAAKSGLEGLVRALARELGPHNITVNTVRPGSIEVPAERSVVPDHEAMVGRQLDRQCIKRRGQPSDIAAAIAFLATPEAGFITGQAINVDGGWHLS, from the coding sequence ATGAGCCGCCCCATCGCCGTCATCACCGGAGCAGGCACCGGCATCGGAGCGGCCATCGCCGCCCGGCTGTCAGCCACCTTCGACCTCGTCCTGACCCACCTGAACGACGACACCAACCTCGCTGCGGTCGTCGAGGCCGCCCGCCACCACGGCGCACAGACCCACACCGTCACCGGCGACCTGACCGCCGCTGACACCCAGACCGCACTCCGCACCAGTATCGAGCAACACGCCACCCAACTCGCAGTCCTGATCAGCAACGCCGGCGCGTACCCCCGCATCCCGTGGAGCCGGACGGACCTCAACGTCCTTCGCGACCAGCTCGAACTCAACCTCGTCACGCACGCCGCCGCGATCCGCGCCACCACACCAGCCTTCGTCAGCAACAAATACGGCCGCATCGTCGCCGTCTCGTCAGTCATGACCCAGATCGGACGCGTCGACCTCGCCGGCTACATCGCCGCGAAAAGCGGCCTGGAAGGACTCGTCCGCGCGCTCGCCCGCGAACTCGGTCCCCACAACATCACCGTCAACACTGTGCGGCCCGGCTCGATCGAGGTCCCCGCAGAACGTAGCGTCGTACCCGATCACGAGGCCATGGTCGGACGCCAGCTCGACCGACAATGCATCAAACGACGGGGTCAACCCTCGGATATCGCCGCCGCCATCGCCTTCCTGGCCACCCCGGAAGCGGGCTTCATCACCGGCCAAGCGATCAACGTCGACGGCGGCTGGCACCTGTCATGA
- a CDS encoding acetamidase/formamidase family protein — MSHFTYRPARDELAYTFGGRLPVAHVRSGDLITVHTEDCFGGLVRGPADLPSQVCQMPYLNPVSGPFFVEDAEPGDTLAVHLLSIEPTRDWGVSATFPYFGALTSTSHTATLQPPLEERVWVYGIDGHAGVVRYRATASDHMVELPLDPMIGTIGVAPGGMESRSTIVPDYYGGNLDTPELRAGTTLYLGVNVHGAMLALGDGHARQGHGEVCGVGVEIATVTTLAVEVIKGTDTAWPRLETDTAIMSVGCARPLEDAYRMAHQDLTGWTVDLCGLHTLDAYQLISQAGRAPIGNVCDPNYTVLAAIDKALLPQRQAAYRDAHARLRALAAVQG, encoded by the coding sequence ATGAGTCACTTCACCTACCGTCCCGCCCGTGACGAGTTGGCCTACACCTTCGGTGGACGCCTGCCGGTGGCGCACGTCCGCTCCGGCGACCTGATCACCGTGCACACCGAGGACTGCTTCGGCGGCCTGGTGCGGGGGCCTGCGGACCTGCCGTCGCAGGTGTGTCAGATGCCGTACCTGAACCCGGTGTCGGGGCCGTTCTTCGTCGAGGACGCCGAGCCCGGCGACACCCTCGCCGTGCACCTGCTGTCGATCGAGCCGACCCGCGACTGGGGTGTGTCGGCGACGTTCCCGTACTTCGGGGCACTCACGTCGACCTCGCACACGGCCACGTTGCAGCCGCCGCTGGAGGAGCGGGTGTGGGTGTACGGCATCGACGGGCACGCGGGCGTCGTTCGGTACCGGGCCACCGCCAGTGACCACATGGTCGAGCTGCCGCTGGATCCGATGATCGGCACCATCGGCGTCGCGCCAGGTGGCATGGAGTCCCGGTCCACGATCGTCCCGGACTACTACGGCGGGAACCTCGACACCCCGGAACTGCGCGCCGGGACCACCCTGTATCTCGGGGTGAACGTGCACGGGGCGATGCTCGCCCTCGGCGACGGACACGCCCGCCAGGGCCACGGCGAAGTCTGCGGTGTCGGCGTGGAGATCGCCACCGTCACGACCCTCGCTGTCGAGGTCATCAAGGGTACCGACACCGCCTGGCCGCGTCTGGAAACCGACACGGCGATCATGTCGGTCGGCTGCGCCCGCCCGCTGGAGGACGCCTACCGCATGGCCCACCAGGACCTCACCGGCTGGACCGTCGACCTGTGCGGCCTGCACACGCTGGATGCCTATCAGCTCATCTCGCAGGCCGGGCGGGCGCCCATCGGCAACGTCTGCGATCCCAACTACACCGTTCTGGCGGCCATCGACAAAGCCCTGCTCCCGCAGCGGCAGGCTGCCTACCGCGACGCGCACGCCCGGCTGCGGGCCCTTGCCGCTGTGCAGGGATAG
- a CDS encoding glycosyltransferase family 9 protein — protein MTLVEKPVCHRGGRYLVRREQAPLGRLLPYRRANGEIPPRRARLDAVRETGWRVDFGSRGLGDLLLGLAMARALHDATHDQFETLEYAGRRADLIARCTLPVTVTYGDGHQLGTRSSDNALEFDAVPESPPTLLDLVDVDVVEVHAALPMRYYLDIEQTLGARLPASGDPCPRFRSTVAAPDPFHVVFVATTSRPDRKDYGIDNFAALAKHLRARHSGAWRFSLVTPPGHQPPAFVGQIEVLHGPTAVDCIDLFATAELVIGNDTGLTHLAALTIRPDGTQPHVVGLYGRHGYAKWITGSPHHHAVATPFSHLMSVADACPVRDCYDDTLWSTASDLRAIPIKDIADFAGQRAGWWPR, from the coding sequence GTGACCCTCGTCGAGAAACCGGTGTGCCACCGCGGCGGGCGGTACCTCGTCCGACGTGAACAGGCGCCGCTCGGCCGGCTCCTGCCGTATCGACGAGCCAACGGAGAGATCCCGCCGCGACGGGCACGGCTCGACGCGGTACGTGAGACCGGGTGGCGCGTCGACTTCGGCTCTCGCGGACTCGGCGACCTGCTGCTCGGCCTCGCCATGGCTCGGGCACTTCACGACGCCACACACGATCAGTTCGAAACACTGGAGTACGCCGGCAGGCGGGCGGACCTAATCGCCCGGTGCACCCTTCCAGTCACGGTCACGTACGGGGACGGGCACCAACTGGGCACGCGGAGCAGCGATAACGCCTTGGAATTCGACGCGGTACCGGAATCGCCTCCGACGCTGCTCGACCTCGTCGACGTCGACGTTGTCGAGGTCCATGCGGCGCTGCCGATGCGCTACTACCTCGACATCGAGCAGACCCTCGGCGCCAGGCTCCCCGCATCCGGTGATCCGTGCCCCAGGTTCCGGTCGACCGTCGCAGCGCCAGACCCATTCCACGTGGTCTTCGTGGCCACGACGAGTCGCCCCGACCGCAAGGACTACGGCATCGACAACTTCGCCGCCCTCGCCAAACACCTGAGGGCCCGCCACTCGGGCGCCTGGCGCTTCAGCCTGGTGACACCACCGGGCCACCAACCTCCGGCATTCGTAGGTCAGATCGAAGTACTTCACGGACCAACGGCGGTCGACTGCATTGACCTCTTCGCCACCGCCGAGCTGGTCATCGGCAACGACACCGGCCTGACCCATCTCGCCGCGCTCACCATCCGACCGGACGGCACCCAGCCGCACGTGGTCGGCCTCTACGGACGGCACGGCTACGCCAAGTGGATCACCGGATCGCCACACCACCACGCGGTGGCCACCCCGTTCTCGCACCTGATGTCGGTCGCCGATGCGTGTCCCGTGCGGGACTGCTACGACGACACTCTCTGGTCAACCGCGAGCGACCTTCGCGCCATCCCCATCAAGGACATAGCCGATTTCGCGGGGCAGCGCGCCGGCTGGTGGCCTCGATGA
- a CDS encoding phosphoribosyltransferase codes for MTTAFDEVLHADRVTRLGVGDTTRPIRVVHGLDGIRTDVGAEQVLATGRSLWKRWCEHPAYRPHDVLLGLDAGGIVPTIAVAWASGSQYRLAWKVNLDLPGKLVFHEPHARRLEVFAYGDFEGLRVLIVDDEITTGLTLANLVEALRAAGADITGALCLVEDTAGEGRQLLERNGVPLCVLTTL; via the coding sequence ATGACCACCGCCTTTGACGAGGTTCTGCACGCCGACCGGGTGACCCGGCTCGGGGTGGGAGACACCACTCGTCCGATCCGCGTCGTCCACGGCCTTGATGGCATCCGCACCGACGTGGGCGCGGAACAGGTCCTGGCGACGGGACGCAGCTTGTGGAAGCGGTGGTGCGAGCACCCGGCGTACCGGCCGCACGATGTTCTCCTGGGCCTGGATGCCGGCGGCATCGTGCCGACGATCGCGGTGGCCTGGGCCAGTGGTAGCCAGTATCGGCTCGCCTGGAAAGTCAACCTCGACCTACCCGGGAAGCTCGTGTTCCACGAACCGCATGCCCGGCGTCTTGAGGTCTTCGCCTACGGCGACTTCGAAGGACTGCGCGTCCTCATCGTGGACGACGAGATCACCACCGGACTCACTCTGGCCAATCTCGTCGAGGCGCTTCGCGCGGCCGGCGCCGACATCACCGGCGCGCTCTGCCTCGTCGAAGACACCGCTGGCGAGGGCCGGCAACTACTCGAACGCAACGGGGTCCCGCTGTGCGTACTGACAACGCTGTGA